One segment of Nostoc piscinale CENA21 DNA contains the following:
- the hflX gene encoding GTPase HflX → METIFGNLQGLKSSQLKQLQRLYHQRIPGDRITTPEFSQRLAAISTEINQPVCAYLNRRGQVIRVGVGTPRQTQIPPLELPRYGAERLSGIRCIATHLKSEPPNEVALTAMAMQRLDALVMLNITGTGFTKRGGGATGYVKEAYLAHLVSDTKQLVTVPNSERSTQNSATYSSISPPMSLDMLAEQDFIDLVEGLEAEFRREFVAQEVDADHDRVLIVGVMTDELTLQQFHDTLAELGRLVDTAGGDVLQTVQQKRSRIHPQTVIGEGKVQEVALTAQTLGCNLVVFDRDLSPAQVRNLEAQIGIRVVDRTEVILDIFAQRAQSRAGKLQVELAQLEYMLPRLTGRGQAMSRLGGGIGTRGPGETKLETERRAIQRRISRLQQEVNQLQAHRSRLRQRRQHREVPSVALVGYTNAGKSTLLNALTNAEVYTADQLFATLDPTTRRLVIPHADTNEPQEILITDTVGFIHELPASLMDAFRATLEEVTEADALLHLVDLSHPAWLSHIRSVREILAAMPVTPGPALVAFNKIDQVDSETLALAREEFPLAVFISASERLGLETLRLRLSQLIAYAVDSR, encoded by the coding sequence ATAGAGACTATCTTCGGAAATCTCCAAGGTTTAAAGTCCAGCCAGCTGAAACAACTACAGCGGCTGTACCACCAGCGTATACCAGGCGATCGCATCACAACGCCTGAATTTTCTCAGCGTCTGGCTGCTATTAGCACAGAAATCAATCAACCTGTGTGTGCCTATCTCAACCGTCGCGGTCAAGTGATTCGTGTTGGGGTAGGCACACCGCGTCAGACGCAAATTCCACCGCTAGAACTGCCCCGTTACGGTGCAGAACGTTTAAGCGGTATTCGCTGTATTGCTACCCATCTCAAATCAGAACCGCCCAATGAGGTGGCGCTGACTGCTATGGCAATGCAACGGTTAGATGCGCTGGTAATGTTGAATATCACAGGCACAGGATTTACCAAGCGTGGTGGTGGCGCTACAGGCTATGTCAAAGAAGCTTATTTAGCTCATTTAGTATCTGATACGAAACAACTAGTAACAGTCCCAAACTCAGAACGCAGTACGCAAAACTCAGCAACCTACTCCAGCATTTCCCCACCAATGAGCTTGGATATGCTGGCAGAACAGGATTTCATCGATTTGGTGGAAGGACTAGAAGCAGAATTCCGGCGGGAATTTGTCGCTCAGGAAGTAGATGCTGATCATGACCGCGTGTTAATTGTGGGAGTGATGACCGATGAATTAACTCTGCAACAATTCCACGACACCCTAGCCGAATTAGGACGACTGGTAGATACTGCTGGCGGTGATGTACTACAGACAGTACAACAAAAGCGATCGCGCATTCATCCCCAAACAGTCATCGGAGAAGGTAAGGTGCAAGAAGTCGCCTTAACAGCCCAAACTCTCGGATGTAATCTCGTCGTCTTCGACCGCGACCTTTCACCAGCCCAAGTCCGCAACTTAGAAGCGCAAATTGGAATTCGGGTAGTTGACCGCACAGAAGTAATTTTAGATATCTTTGCTCAACGCGCTCAATCCCGCGCTGGTAAATTGCAAGTAGAACTAGCACAGCTAGAATATATGCTGCCGCGACTAACTGGAAGAGGTCAGGCAATGTCGCGGTTAGGTGGTGGTATTGGGACTCGTGGCCCTGGTGAAACTAAACTAGAAACAGAACGTCGGGCAATTCAACGGCGAATTTCTCGACTGCAACAAGAAGTCAACCAGTTGCAAGCCCATCGTTCGCGCTTACGGCAACGACGGCAACATCGAGAAGTGCCTTCAGTGGCTTTGGTTGGTTATACTAACGCAGGTAAATCTACCTTACTCAATGCTCTGACTAACGCGGAAGTTTATACTGCTGACCAGCTATTTGCTACCCTTGACCCGACCACACGTCGCTTGGTCATTCCCCATGCAGACACCAATGAACCTCAAGAAATTCTGATTACAGATACTGTAGGGTTCATTCACGAACTACCTGCATCCTTGATGGATGCCTTTCGTGCAACCTTAGAAGAAGTCACAGAAGCGGATGCGTTATTACATTTAGTGGATTTGTCTCATCCTGCTTGGTTAAGTCACATTCGCTCAGTACGAGAAATCCTCGCAGCTATGCCTGTGACTCCCGGCCCAGCGTTGGTTGCCTTTAACAAAATTGATCAAGTAGACAGCGAGACATTAGCCTTAGCTAGAGAAGAATTTCCCCTAGCTGTGTTCATTTCGGCAAGCGAACGTTTAGGTTTAGAAACCTTGCGTTTACGTCTTAGCCAATTGATTGCATACGCTGTTGACTCTCGGTAA
- a CDS encoding 2OG-Fe(II) oxygenase — translation MSTNSQQLEPTKVKVQLLLTGGHQYTVYLNPDDPILHSLLTTVVARAYKQEAASQGLFQVPINEGHSALCFASDHLVGLVTEPPFWIQQTENVQPVTNDILNSNYVQIDNFFSPSEHKRLIKYVLANKSKFVSTSTSTNDKNYRRSMVLYAFPEFSELIVNKIQEIMPDVMSKLGMTPFIVDQIESQLTAHNDGNYYKIHNDNGSSDTATRELTYVSYFNREPKQFSGGELLIYDSKVENNFYVKAESFKIIEPCNNSIVFFFNRYMHEVLPVKFSSKAFPDSRFMINGWVRRAAS, via the coding sequence ATGTCAACAAATTCCCAGCAACTAGAACCAACAAAAGTCAAAGTTCAGCTTCTTTTAACAGGAGGACATCAGTATACAGTTTATTTAAATCCAGATGACCCTATATTACATAGCCTGTTAACCACTGTTGTCGCTCGTGCTTATAAACAAGAAGCAGCCAGTCAAGGTTTATTTCAAGTACCTATTAATGAAGGGCATTCTGCTTTATGCTTTGCTAGTGACCATCTTGTTGGGTTAGTTACAGAACCACCTTTTTGGATACAGCAGACTGAAAATGTCCAACCTGTAACCAATGATATTTTGAATTCTAATTATGTACAAATAGATAATTTTTTCTCACCTAGTGAGCATAAAAGACTTATTAAGTATGTACTAGCTAACAAGTCAAAGTTTGTTTCTACTAGTACTTCGACTAATGATAAAAACTATCGTCGCTCAATGGTTCTGTACGCATTTCCAGAGTTTTCTGAACTAATTGTCAATAAAATTCAGGAAATTATGCCTGATGTTATGAGCAAATTGGGAATGACACCCTTCATAGTAGACCAAATTGAAAGCCAACTCACAGCACATAATGATGGCAATTATTACAAAATTCATAATGATAATGGTAGTTCGGATACTGCTACCAGAGAACTAACCTATGTTTCTTACTTCAATCGAGAACCTAAGCAGTTTTCTGGAGGAGAATTATTAATATATGACAGTAAAGTAGAAAATAACTTTTATGTCAAAGCAGAATCCTTTAAAATTATCGAACCGTGCAATAACAGTATTGTCTTTTTCTTCAATCGATATATGCACGAAGTTCTACCTGTGAAGTTTTCATCTAAGGCATTTCCCGATAGTCGCTTTATGATTAATGGCTGGGTACGTCGAGCAGCATCCTAG
- the cofG gene encoding 7,8-didemethyl-8-hydroxy-5-deazariboflavin synthase subunit CofG → MTDANSAIVTYSPAYTIVPTYDCFNRCTYCNFRTNPGESPWLTLSAAAEILKRLKNEKVCEILILSGEVHPNSPQRQTWFQRIYDLCALALAMGFLPHTNAGPLSFAEMQKLKNVNVSMGLMLEQLTPALLKTVHRQAPSKVPELRLQQLQWSGELQIPFTTGLLLGIGETADDCWETVEAISHIHQSYHHIQEVILQPHSPGNQQKFDAPPFDPHQLPAVISKARQILPAEITIQIPPNLVKDEQWLLACIEAGARDLGGIGPIDEVNPDYPHIQEQELKEILQPARWELVPRLPVYPQFDSWLSKELQIVVSHWRKIFTSTSVL, encoded by the coding sequence ATGACCGATGCTAATTCTGCCATTGTTACCTACAGCCCAGCTTACACAATCGTTCCAACCTATGATTGCTTCAATCGCTGTACTTACTGCAATTTTCGTACCAACCCCGGCGAGAGTCCTTGGCTGACGCTATCAGCAGCAGCAGAAATCTTAAAACGACTTAAAAATGAGAAAGTTTGTGAAATTCTGATTCTTAGTGGCGAAGTACATCCCAATTCACCACAGCGTCAGACATGGTTTCAGCGAATTTATGATTTATGTGCATTAGCATTGGCGATGGGCTTTTTACCGCACACCAATGCAGGCCCACTGAGTTTTGCAGAAATGCAAAAGTTAAAAAATGTAAACGTTTCAATGGGTTTGATGTTAGAACAGTTAACACCAGCATTGTTGAAGACTGTACATCGCCAAGCACCCAGTAAAGTTCCAGAACTGAGACTGCAACAATTACAATGGTCAGGAGAATTGCAAATTCCCTTCACCACGGGTTTACTTTTAGGAATTGGCGAAACCGCAGATGATTGCTGGGAAACTGTAGAAGCCATATCTCATATTCATCAAAGCTACCATCACATTCAAGAAGTGATTTTGCAACCCCACAGTCCGGGAAATCAGCAAAAATTTGACGCACCACCATTTGACCCCCATCAATTACCAGCAGTTATTAGCAAAGCACGTCAAATTCTACCAGCAGAAATTACAATTCAAATTCCGCCAAATTTAGTTAAAGATGAGCAATGGTTACTTGCTTGTATTGAAGCAGGAGCGAGAGATTTAGGCGGGATAGGGCCGATAGATGAAGTGAATCCCGATTATCCACATATTCAGGAACAAGAGTTGAAAGAAATTTTACAACCTGCCAGATGGGAATTAGTACCACGCTTACCTGTGTATCCGCAATTTGATAGCTGGTTATCGAAAGAATTGCAAATAGTAGTTAGTCACTGGCGGAAGATTTTCACCTCAACTTCTGTTTTATAA